The stretch of DNA GCTTCGCTAGGATAGACCGTCACCTCGGGCAGCATCGACAGGCCGTGCATGACCTGGTCTCGGCCGCGAACGATGTCGCGAATCTCCTGCTCGAAGACCATCCGGTCGCGAAAGACGCTTGCCGCAACCCACTGCGAGAACGAGTCGACGGAGTAGGGCTGGCGCACCTTCATGAACTCGGTGACCACGTCGGCATGCGCGAGCATGTAGCCCACGCGCAGTCCGGCCAGCGAGAACGCCTTGGAGAACGTGCGCAGGATCACGAGGTTCTCGCAGCGCGTCATGTGCTGACGCATGGTCTGTCGGCTGAACTCGAAGTACGCCTCATCGACCATTACGAGTGCATCGGTGGTGTGCAGCAGCTCGATAAGGAACGACTCGTCGGTCAGGCCGCCGGTTGGGTTGTTGGGATTGGCGATGACCACGATGTCGATGTCACCCTCGGCGACGCGAGCGAGCACCGCCTTCTGGTCGATCGAGAAGTCGGCAAGCCGAGGAATGCCCACCACTTCCGTGCCGGTGACCTGGGCATCGATGTCGTACATGGTGAAGGTGGGCGGCATGTCCAGTATCTTGCGACCCGGACCGCCCCACGCCAGCAGCATGTCGAAGATCAGCTCGTCGCCGCCGTTGCCGACCAACACGTTCTCGGCGTCCAGGCCGTTGGCCTCGGCGATCAGGCGACGCAGCTCGTGCGCGGTGGGATCCGGATAGCGGTTGAAGCGAAACGACGGCAGGTTTGCCGCAAGCTTGGCCAATATCTCGCCGGGCAGGTTGGCGGGGTTCTCGTTGCTCGCGAGGATGACCTCAGCCTTGACCTCCTTGGCGTCGTACGGGACGAGGTCCTCGAGCTCGGGCCGAGACGGGCGCAGGTTCTTTGCCATCTTAAGCTCCGCCGTCCTCATCCATGTAGCCGTCTTCGGTGATCGAGTCGTCGACCTCGAAGTCGAACTCGATGCGTGCAGCTTCCGCACCGCCGAGGTCGATCTTGGTGTCGGCCTCGTCCATCTCGACGAACGATTCGACGGCCTCAAGGCGCAACGAGACCGCACGACCGTGCGCCCACAGGCCCTCCTTGTCGGCGATCGCAAGCACGCTGTCGCTGTCCATCGCGAGCGCCTCGTAGCTGTACGAGAGCACGCTGGACTTCTTGATGAAGTCGTCGACCGACAGAGGCGAGCTGAAGCGCGCCGTCCCGCCGGTGGGAAGCACGTGGTTGGGACCGGCCACGTAGTCGCCAACACTCTCCGGCGTCCACTGCCCCAGGAAGATGGCCCCAGCGTTCCGGATGCTGCCGAGCAGGTCGAACGGCTCGGCCATCTGCACCTCGAGGTGCTCCGGTGCGATCAGGTCGACCGTATCGAGCGCCGCGACGATATCGGGGCACACCACGACAAGCCCGTTGTCGGCGAGCGAGCGGGCAGTGATCTCGCCTCGGGGCGACTCGGCGATCAGCTCGGCGAGCGCGGCCTCGACCAGGTCGGGCAGCTCGGGATCGGTCGTCACCAAGTAGGTTGCGGCGCGCGGGTCGTGCTCGGCCTGTGCCATCAGGTCGATTGCGACGAACGCCGGCACGGCGGTCTCGTCGGCAAGAACGAGGACTTCGCTTGGGCCGGCGAGCATGTCGATGCCTACGTCGCCCATGACGAGCTTCTTGGCGGCGGTGACGTATGCGTTGCCGGGGCCGACGACCTTGTCGACGCGCGGGATGGAGTCGGTCCCGTAGGCGAGGGCTGCCACTGCCTGCGCGCCACCCACCTTATAGATCTCGTCGACGCCAGCCTCGGCTGCAGCGGCAAGCGTGTAGGGATTGACCGAGCCGTCGGCCGCCGGTGGCACGACCATGGCGACCTCGTCGACGCCCGCCACGAACGCCGGGATCGCGTTCATCAGCACGCTCGATGGGTACTTGGCGCGCCCACCCGGCACGTAGATGCCTACGCGCCTAAGTGGCGTGACCTTCTGGCCGAGAAAGACGCCACCCTCCTGAGTGGTGAACCAACTCTGAGGAATCTGGCGCTTGTGGAAGTCCTCGATGGCGCCGGCGGCGGTCGCCAGCGCGTCGAGGAACTCCGGCTCGACTTGTCCCACCGCGGTTTCGATCTCCTCGGGGGTCACGAGGAAGCTCTCGATGGCGGCCTTGTCGAAGTTCAGTGTGTACTCGCGAAGCGCGACATCTCCGCGCTGACGAACGTCGTCGACGATGCGGGCCGCA from Coriobacteriia bacterium encodes:
- the hisC gene encoding histidinol-phosphate transaminase, producing MAKNLRPSRPELEDLVPYDAKEVKAEVILASNENPANLPGEILAKLAANLPSFRFNRYPDPTAHELRRLIAEANGLDAENVLVGNGGDELIFDMLLAWGGPGRKILDMPPTFTMYDIDAQVTGTEVVGIPRLADFSIDQKAVLARVAEGDIDIVVIANPNNPTGGLTDESFLIELLHTTDALVMVDEAYFEFSRQTMRQHMTRCENLVILRTFSKAFSLAGLRVGYMLAHADVVTEFMKVRQPYSVDSFSQWVAASVFRDRMVFEQEIRDIVRGRDQVMHGLSMLPEVTVYPSEANFVLFHVQHGAALWRDLLHNHSVLVRDFSRAPGLEDCLRVTVGTDEENRRFLAAMEDCLAHRRASDILAAGDRE
- the hisD gene encoding histidinol dehydrogenase; its protein translation is MMRRIELQPGQRLTDADLARSGGVDAEIIGVAARIVDDVRQRGDVALREYTLNFDKAAIESFLVTPEEIETAVGQVEPEFLDALATAAGAIEDFHKRQIPQSWFTTQEGGVFLGQKVTPLRRVGIYVPGGRAKYPSSVLMNAIPAFVAGVDEVAMVVPPAADGSVNPYTLAAAAEAGVDEIYKVGGAQAVAALAYGTDSIPRVDKVVGPGNAYVTAAKKLVMGDVGIDMLAGPSEVLVLADETAVPAFVAIDLMAQAEHDPRAATYLVTTDPELPDLVEAALAELIAESPRGEITARSLADNGLVVVCPDIVAALDTVDLIAPEHLEVQMAEPFDLLGSIRNAGAIFLGQWTPESVGDYVAGPNHVLPTGGTARFSSPLSVDDFIKKSSVLSYSYEALAMDSDSVLAIADKEGLWAHGRAVSLRLEAVESFVEMDEADTKIDLGGAEAARIEFDFEVDDSITEDGYMDEDGGA